From a region of the Sesamum indicum cultivar Zhongzhi No. 13 linkage group LG3, S_indicum_v1.0, whole genome shotgun sequence genome:
- the LOC105157730 gene encoding ABC transporter C family member 8-like isoform X1: MDRIDEKMGSWGKLFSSWGKISVLHGGILEMGWSGDFRTVLDCLNVFVAVVFYVVLIVKRISCSRESRRDWFKVAVSGSCALVSLEYFGIVVYALVVKRKELSHLKWLVFFARGLIWITLSISVLVRGSKGIALLKSVWWIVFFLLVSALNVVELVELHRIQILELAPWLANLLLFVCGLRDLYQIVSRPALDNCFLEPLLAEESEEEYVGLSQASFLSKLSFSWINPLLRLGNTKPLSLDDIPYLGLEDGALMAYDKFNDVWCVLEKEKGINSSKNFVFWAIAKVHWRSLVLAGSLAFFRTITVVASPLLLYAFVRYSNLEMKNLKQGVSLVGCLVFLKVVESLSYRHFYFYSRRIGMRMRSALMVAVYQKQLKLSSGGRRRHSIGEIVNYIAVDAYRMGEFPMWLHVGWASVVQIFLAIAVLSGVVGLGVLPGLVPFVICGLLNVPFAKLIQKYQTEFMIAQDKRLRSLSEILNNMKIIKLQSWESNFKSLIESFRKSEFKWLSKTQYMKAFNTVLYWMSPTIVPSVIFFGCVLFRSAPLDAGTVFTVLAALRSMSQPVMFLPEALSTLIQVKVSFDRINSFMLEDEIKQKDLQTSPTGDSGPIIHIQGGCFSWDANTSTPTLSGVSLEVRPGQKIAVCGPVGSGKSSLLYAIIDELPKKSGTVSVLGSVAYVSQASWIQSGTVRDNILFGKPMEKNKYEEAIRVCALDKDIESFDYGDLTEIGQRGLNMSGGQKQRIQLARAVYNDADIYLLDDPFSAVDAHTAATLFNDCVMTTLAKKTVILVTHQVEFLSNVDNILVVEGGQVTQSGNYEELLVAGTTFEQLVSAHKSTIESFDASSGSNQNEHPAQHVDQLKQDNKYYGKEEIDGEIRENKGIQLTKEEEKEVGDVGWKSFLDYIFISKGWAYFCSTTIAQLGFVAFQAAASFWLAFSIQNSKMSSIFVIGIYTLISLLSAVFVYLKALFAVLLGIKASTTFFSGFTNSIFNAPMLFFDSTPVGRILTRASSDLSVLDFNLPMAFVFVLAPVMEMLATIGIMASITWQVFFVGIFAMVSSKYVQGYYQKSAGELMRINGTTKAPVMNYASETALGVATIRAFRMVDRFSSDYLKLVDMDAKVFLSSNATMEWLVLRTEALQNLTLFTAAIFLVLTPKGYIPPGLVGLSLSYAFALTGTQVFLSRWYSNLANYIVSVERIKQYMDIPAEPPAIIEDKRPPTSWPPNGRIELLDLKIRYRPNAPIVLKGITCTFTEGTRVGVVGRTGSGKTTLISALFRLVEPYSGQIVIDGVDICSIGLKDLRLKLSIIPQEPTLFRGSIRTNLDPLGLYSDDEIWKALEKCQLKSTITKLPNLLDSSVSDEGENWSLGQRQLFCLGRVLLKRNRILVLDEATASIDSATDAILQRIIREEFANCTVITVAHRVPTVIDSDMVMVLSYGKLVEYDEPSKLMETTSFFSKLVTEYWSSCRRD; encoded by the exons ATGGACAGAATTGATGAAAAGATGGGTTCATGGGGTAAGCTGTTTTCTTCATGGG GGAAAATTTCTGTGCTGCATGGAGGGATTCTTGAAATGGGATGGTCGGGCGATTTTAGGACCGTTCTTGATTGCTTGAACGTATTCGTGGCTGTTGTTTTCTATGTGGTTTTGATTGTAAAAAGGATAAGTTGTTCAAGAGAGAGCAGAAGGGATTGGTTTAAGGTAGCTGTTTCAGGTAGTTGTGCTCTTGTGAGCTTAGAGTATTTTGGGATTGTTGTGTATGCTTTGGTAGTTAAACGCAAGGAATTAAGTCATTTGAAGTGGCTAGTGTTCTTTGCTAGGGGGCTAATATGGATTACATTGAGTATTTCTGTGCTCGTACGAGGATCTAAAGGGATTGCTCTTCTGAAATCTGTTTGGTGGATTGTGTTTTTTCTGTTGGTTTCTGCGTTAAATGTAGTAGAGTTGGTTGAATTGCACCGCATACAGATTCTAGAGCTTGCTCCTTGGCTTGCAAATTTGTTGCTTTTCGTTTGCGGTTTGAGGGATCTATATCAGATTGTATCTCGACCAGCCTTGGACAATTGCTTCTTGGAACCTTTGCTTGCTGAGGAGTCTGAGGAGGAATATGTCGGTTTAAGCCAAGCTTCGTTTCTGAGtaaattgtcattttcttgGATAAATCCATTGCTTCGTTTAGGAAACACTAAGCCTTTAAGTCTTGATGACATTCCTTATCTGGGATTAGAAGATGGGGCCCTTATGGCCTATGACAAGTTTAACGACGTGTGGTGCGTtcttgagaaagaaaaaggcatAAACAGTTCCAAGAATTTCGTATTTTGGGCTATTGCAAAGGTTCACTGGAGGAGTTTGGTGTTGGCTGGAAGTTTAGCATTTTTTAGGACGATTACTGTTGTGGCTAGTCCACTATTGCTTTATGCTTTTGTTAGATATTCAAATCTTGAGATGAAAAATCTGAAACAGGGTGTTTCCTTGGTGGGGTGTTTGGTGTTTTTGAAGGTCGTCGAGTCTTTGTCCTATcggcatttctatttttactcCAGAAGAATTGGAATGAGGATGAGATCAGCTCTGATGGTAGCTGTTTACCAGAAGCAGCTCAAGCTCTCGAGCGGTGGGAGACGAAGGCACTCAATTGGGGAGATTGTGAATTATATTGCAGTCGATGCTTATCGAATGGGAGAATTTCCAATGTGGTTGCATGTCGGGTGGGCTTCAGTCGTTCAGATTTTTTTGGCTATAGCTGTTCTTTCTGGAGTCGTGGGCCTTGGCGTGCTTCCCGGCCTAGTACCATTCGTTATCTGTGGTCTCCTCAACGTGCCGTTTGCTAAACTAATTCAAAAGTATCAAACTGAATTCATGATCGCTCAAGACAAGCGACTGCGGTCGTTGTCCGAGATTCTTAACAACATGAAAATAATCAAGTTGCAGTCGTGGGAATCGAATTTCAAGAGCTTGATCGAGTCCTTTCGAAAGAGCGAATTTAAATGGTTGTCCAAAACTCAGTACATGAAAGCATTTAACACAGTTTTGTATTGGATGTCTCCAACAATTGTTCCTTCCGTCATTTTCTTCGGATGTGTGCTCTTCAGGAGTGCTCCATTGGATGCTGGCACTGTTTTTACAGTCTTGGCTGCATTAAGGAGCATGTCTCAGCCTGTCATGTTCTTGCCTGAAGCTCTCTCCACTTTGATTCAGGTTAAGGTTTCCTTTGATAGGATTAACTCATTTATGCTTGAGGATGAAATCAAGCAAAAAGATCTGCAAACATCTCCTACAGGAGATTCAGGCCCCATCATTCATATACAAGGTGGTTGTTTCAGTTGGGATGCAAACACGTCTACTCCAACCCTGAGCGGTGTCTCGTTGGAAGTAAGGCCAGGACAGAAGATTGCTGTTTGCGGGCCGGTTGGTTCTGGGAAGTCGTCACTTTTGTATGCAATCATTGAcgaattaccaaaaaaatcagGAACT GTGAGTGTTCTCGGATCAGTGGCTTATGTTTCTCAAGCTTCTTGGATTCAGAGTGGGACTGTTCGTGACAACATACTCTTTGGAAAACCTATGGAGAAGAACAAATACGAAGAAGCCATTAGAGTTTGTGCTCTAGACAAAGATATTGAGAGTTTTGATTATGGCGATCTCACTGAGATAGGCCAGAGAGGGCTTAACATGAGTGGAGGGCAAAAACAGAGAATTCAGCTTGCACGAGCTGTTTACAACGATGCTGATATTTATCTTCTTGACGACCCTTTCAGTGCAGTAGATGCACATACAGCAGCAACTCTATTCAAC GACTGTGTCATGACAACTCTAGCAAAGAAGACGGTAATTCTTGTGACTCATCAAGTGGAGTTCCTCAGTAATGTCGATAACATTCTG GTTGTAGAAGGAGGACAAGTTACTCAATCAGGAAACTACGAGGAACTTTTGGTTGCTGGAACGACATTTGAACAACTTGTTTCTGCTCATAAAAGCACCATAGAGTCATTCGATGCTTCATCTGGTTCAAATCAAAACGAACATCCAGCACAACATGTCGATCAGCTAAAGCAGGATAATAAGTATTATGGTAAGGAAGAAATAGATGGGGAAATTCGAGAGAACAAAGGGATACAGTTGACGAAGGAGGAAGAGAAGGAAGTAGGAGATGTGGGCTGGAAATCTTTCTTGGattacattttcatttcaaaggGATGGGCCTATTTTTGCTCCACCACAATAGCTCAGCTTGGTTTTGTTGCTTTTCAAGCAGCTGCAAGCTTCTGGCTAGCATTTTCCATTCAGAATTCCAAAATGAGCAGCATCTTTGTTATCGGAATTTACACTTTAATCTCATTACTTAGTGCAGTTTTCGTATATTTGAAAGCACTTTTTGCAGTTCTTTTAGGAATAAAAGCATCAACAACCTTTTTCTCTGGTTTCACCAACTCAATCTTCAATGCTCCTATGCTCTTCTTCGACTCCACCCCTGTCGGGAGGATACTAACGCGT GCTTCATCAGATCTAAGTGTGCTAGATTTTAATCTTCCCATGGCGTTCGTATTTGTACTGGCTCCCGTAATGGAGATGCTAGCAACAATTGGCATTATGGCTTCCATCACATGGCAAGTTTTCTTTGTTGGCATATTCGCTATGGTATCTTCAAAATACGTTCAG GGGTACTATCAAAAATCTGCTGGTGAGCTGATGAGAATCAATGGCACTACAAAAGCTCCTGTTATGAACTACGCATCTGAGACAGCACTAGGAGTTGCCACAATACGAGCATTTAGAATGGTCGATAGATTTTCATCAGACTACCTAAAACTGGTCGATATGGATGCAAAAGTTTTCCTTTCATCAAACGCCACAATGGAATGGCTTGTTTTGAGAACCGAAGCGCTTCAAAATCTCACCCTTTTCACTGCTGCCATCTTTCTAGTTTTAACTCCCAAGGGTTACATTCCTCCAG GGCTCGTGGGACTCTCACTTTCTTATGCATTTGCTCTAACCGGCACTCAGGTTTTTTTATCTAGATGGTATAGTAACTTAGCTAATTACATCGTATCGGTGGAACGGATCAAACAATACATGGATATACCAGCGGAGCCTCCAGCAATAATAGAAGACAAGAGGCCACCAACTTCATGGCCTCCAAATGGGAGAATAGAGTTGCTGGACCTAAAG ATACGTTATCGTCCTAATGCACCGATAGTGCTGAAAGGGATCACATGCACTTTCACAGAAGGGACTAGAGTGGGAGTGGTGGGGAGGACCGGAAGTGGGAAGACGACACTAATCAGTGCTTTGTTCCGTCTAGTTGAGCCTTACAGCGGGCAAATTGTGATAGATGGAGTTGATATTTGCTCCATAGGTCTCAAGGATTTAAGGCTGAAACTCAGCATCATTCCTCAAGAGCCGACTCTTTTCAGGGGTAGCATTCGGACTAACTTGGATCCACTAGGTCTTTACTCTGATGATGAGATATGGAAG gCCTTAGAGAAATGCCAGCTGAAGTCTACTATCACTAAACTCCCGAACTTGCTGGACTCTTCAG TGAGCGATGAAGGCGAGAACTGGAGCCTGGGGCAACGACAGCTCTTTTGCCTCGGTAGAGTCCTTCTGAAGAGGAACAGGATCCTAGTTCTTGACGAAGCAACAGCCTCAATCGACTCAGCCACGGATGCCATCCTACAGAGAATAATCAGAGAGGAATTTGCTAATTGTACAGTAATAACAGTGGCCCACAGAGTTCCAACTGTTATAGACAGCGACATGGTCATGGTCCTCTCCTACG GGAAGTTGGTGGAGTATGATGAACCTTCAAAGCTTATGGAGactacttctttcttttccaagCTTGTGACAGAATATTGGTCAAGTTGCAGAAGGGACTAG
- the LOC105157730 gene encoding ABC transporter C family member 8-like isoform X2, with product MGSWGKISVLHGGILEMGWSGDFRTVLDCLNVFVAVVFYVVLIVKRISCSRESRRDWFKVAVSGSCALVSLEYFGIVVYALVVKRKELSHLKWLVFFARGLIWITLSISVLVRGSKGIALLKSVWWIVFFLLVSALNVVELVELHRIQILELAPWLANLLLFVCGLRDLYQIVSRPALDNCFLEPLLAEESEEEYVGLSQASFLSKLSFSWINPLLRLGNTKPLSLDDIPYLGLEDGALMAYDKFNDVWCVLEKEKGINSSKNFVFWAIAKVHWRSLVLAGSLAFFRTITVVASPLLLYAFVRYSNLEMKNLKQGVSLVGCLVFLKVVESLSYRHFYFYSRRIGMRMRSALMVAVYQKQLKLSSGGRRRHSIGEIVNYIAVDAYRMGEFPMWLHVGWASVVQIFLAIAVLSGVVGLGVLPGLVPFVICGLLNVPFAKLIQKYQTEFMIAQDKRLRSLSEILNNMKIIKLQSWESNFKSLIESFRKSEFKWLSKTQYMKAFNTVLYWMSPTIVPSVIFFGCVLFRSAPLDAGTVFTVLAALRSMSQPVMFLPEALSTLIQVKVSFDRINSFMLEDEIKQKDLQTSPTGDSGPIIHIQGGCFSWDANTSTPTLSGVSLEVRPGQKIAVCGPVGSGKSSLLYAIIDELPKKSGTVSVLGSVAYVSQASWIQSGTVRDNILFGKPMEKNKYEEAIRVCALDKDIESFDYGDLTEIGQRGLNMSGGQKQRIQLARAVYNDADIYLLDDPFSAVDAHTAATLFNDCVMTTLAKKTVILVTHQVEFLSNVDNILVVEGGQVTQSGNYEELLVAGTTFEQLVSAHKSTIESFDASSGSNQNEHPAQHVDQLKQDNKYYGKEEIDGEIRENKGIQLTKEEEKEVGDVGWKSFLDYIFISKGWAYFCSTTIAQLGFVAFQAAASFWLAFSIQNSKMSSIFVIGIYTLISLLSAVFVYLKALFAVLLGIKASTTFFSGFTNSIFNAPMLFFDSTPVGRILTRASSDLSVLDFNLPMAFVFVLAPVMEMLATIGIMASITWQVFFVGIFAMVSSKYVQGYYQKSAGELMRINGTTKAPVMNYASETALGVATIRAFRMVDRFSSDYLKLVDMDAKVFLSSNATMEWLVLRTEALQNLTLFTAAIFLVLTPKGYIPPGLVGLSLSYAFALTGTQVFLSRWYSNLANYIVSVERIKQYMDIPAEPPAIIEDKRPPTSWPPNGRIELLDLKIRYRPNAPIVLKGITCTFTEGTRVGVVGRTGSGKTTLISALFRLVEPYSGQIVIDGVDICSIGLKDLRLKLSIIPQEPTLFRGSIRTNLDPLGLYSDDEIWKALEKCQLKSTITKLPNLLDSSVSDEGENWSLGQRQLFCLGRVLLKRNRILVLDEATASIDSATDAILQRIIREEFANCTVITVAHRVPTVIDSDMVMVLSYGKLVEYDEPSKLMETTSFFSKLVTEYWSSCRRD from the exons ATGGGTTCATGGG GGAAAATTTCTGTGCTGCATGGAGGGATTCTTGAAATGGGATGGTCGGGCGATTTTAGGACCGTTCTTGATTGCTTGAACGTATTCGTGGCTGTTGTTTTCTATGTGGTTTTGATTGTAAAAAGGATAAGTTGTTCAAGAGAGAGCAGAAGGGATTGGTTTAAGGTAGCTGTTTCAGGTAGTTGTGCTCTTGTGAGCTTAGAGTATTTTGGGATTGTTGTGTATGCTTTGGTAGTTAAACGCAAGGAATTAAGTCATTTGAAGTGGCTAGTGTTCTTTGCTAGGGGGCTAATATGGATTACATTGAGTATTTCTGTGCTCGTACGAGGATCTAAAGGGATTGCTCTTCTGAAATCTGTTTGGTGGATTGTGTTTTTTCTGTTGGTTTCTGCGTTAAATGTAGTAGAGTTGGTTGAATTGCACCGCATACAGATTCTAGAGCTTGCTCCTTGGCTTGCAAATTTGTTGCTTTTCGTTTGCGGTTTGAGGGATCTATATCAGATTGTATCTCGACCAGCCTTGGACAATTGCTTCTTGGAACCTTTGCTTGCTGAGGAGTCTGAGGAGGAATATGTCGGTTTAAGCCAAGCTTCGTTTCTGAGtaaattgtcattttcttgGATAAATCCATTGCTTCGTTTAGGAAACACTAAGCCTTTAAGTCTTGATGACATTCCTTATCTGGGATTAGAAGATGGGGCCCTTATGGCCTATGACAAGTTTAACGACGTGTGGTGCGTtcttgagaaagaaaaaggcatAAACAGTTCCAAGAATTTCGTATTTTGGGCTATTGCAAAGGTTCACTGGAGGAGTTTGGTGTTGGCTGGAAGTTTAGCATTTTTTAGGACGATTACTGTTGTGGCTAGTCCACTATTGCTTTATGCTTTTGTTAGATATTCAAATCTTGAGATGAAAAATCTGAAACAGGGTGTTTCCTTGGTGGGGTGTTTGGTGTTTTTGAAGGTCGTCGAGTCTTTGTCCTATcggcatttctatttttactcCAGAAGAATTGGAATGAGGATGAGATCAGCTCTGATGGTAGCTGTTTACCAGAAGCAGCTCAAGCTCTCGAGCGGTGGGAGACGAAGGCACTCAATTGGGGAGATTGTGAATTATATTGCAGTCGATGCTTATCGAATGGGAGAATTTCCAATGTGGTTGCATGTCGGGTGGGCTTCAGTCGTTCAGATTTTTTTGGCTATAGCTGTTCTTTCTGGAGTCGTGGGCCTTGGCGTGCTTCCCGGCCTAGTACCATTCGTTATCTGTGGTCTCCTCAACGTGCCGTTTGCTAAACTAATTCAAAAGTATCAAACTGAATTCATGATCGCTCAAGACAAGCGACTGCGGTCGTTGTCCGAGATTCTTAACAACATGAAAATAATCAAGTTGCAGTCGTGGGAATCGAATTTCAAGAGCTTGATCGAGTCCTTTCGAAAGAGCGAATTTAAATGGTTGTCCAAAACTCAGTACATGAAAGCATTTAACACAGTTTTGTATTGGATGTCTCCAACAATTGTTCCTTCCGTCATTTTCTTCGGATGTGTGCTCTTCAGGAGTGCTCCATTGGATGCTGGCACTGTTTTTACAGTCTTGGCTGCATTAAGGAGCATGTCTCAGCCTGTCATGTTCTTGCCTGAAGCTCTCTCCACTTTGATTCAGGTTAAGGTTTCCTTTGATAGGATTAACTCATTTATGCTTGAGGATGAAATCAAGCAAAAAGATCTGCAAACATCTCCTACAGGAGATTCAGGCCCCATCATTCATATACAAGGTGGTTGTTTCAGTTGGGATGCAAACACGTCTACTCCAACCCTGAGCGGTGTCTCGTTGGAAGTAAGGCCAGGACAGAAGATTGCTGTTTGCGGGCCGGTTGGTTCTGGGAAGTCGTCACTTTTGTATGCAATCATTGAcgaattaccaaaaaaatcagGAACT GTGAGTGTTCTCGGATCAGTGGCTTATGTTTCTCAAGCTTCTTGGATTCAGAGTGGGACTGTTCGTGACAACATACTCTTTGGAAAACCTATGGAGAAGAACAAATACGAAGAAGCCATTAGAGTTTGTGCTCTAGACAAAGATATTGAGAGTTTTGATTATGGCGATCTCACTGAGATAGGCCAGAGAGGGCTTAACATGAGTGGAGGGCAAAAACAGAGAATTCAGCTTGCACGAGCTGTTTACAACGATGCTGATATTTATCTTCTTGACGACCCTTTCAGTGCAGTAGATGCACATACAGCAGCAACTCTATTCAAC GACTGTGTCATGACAACTCTAGCAAAGAAGACGGTAATTCTTGTGACTCATCAAGTGGAGTTCCTCAGTAATGTCGATAACATTCTG GTTGTAGAAGGAGGACAAGTTACTCAATCAGGAAACTACGAGGAACTTTTGGTTGCTGGAACGACATTTGAACAACTTGTTTCTGCTCATAAAAGCACCATAGAGTCATTCGATGCTTCATCTGGTTCAAATCAAAACGAACATCCAGCACAACATGTCGATCAGCTAAAGCAGGATAATAAGTATTATGGTAAGGAAGAAATAGATGGGGAAATTCGAGAGAACAAAGGGATACAGTTGACGAAGGAGGAAGAGAAGGAAGTAGGAGATGTGGGCTGGAAATCTTTCTTGGattacattttcatttcaaaggGATGGGCCTATTTTTGCTCCACCACAATAGCTCAGCTTGGTTTTGTTGCTTTTCAAGCAGCTGCAAGCTTCTGGCTAGCATTTTCCATTCAGAATTCCAAAATGAGCAGCATCTTTGTTATCGGAATTTACACTTTAATCTCATTACTTAGTGCAGTTTTCGTATATTTGAAAGCACTTTTTGCAGTTCTTTTAGGAATAAAAGCATCAACAACCTTTTTCTCTGGTTTCACCAACTCAATCTTCAATGCTCCTATGCTCTTCTTCGACTCCACCCCTGTCGGGAGGATACTAACGCGT GCTTCATCAGATCTAAGTGTGCTAGATTTTAATCTTCCCATGGCGTTCGTATTTGTACTGGCTCCCGTAATGGAGATGCTAGCAACAATTGGCATTATGGCTTCCATCACATGGCAAGTTTTCTTTGTTGGCATATTCGCTATGGTATCTTCAAAATACGTTCAG GGGTACTATCAAAAATCTGCTGGTGAGCTGATGAGAATCAATGGCACTACAAAAGCTCCTGTTATGAACTACGCATCTGAGACAGCACTAGGAGTTGCCACAATACGAGCATTTAGAATGGTCGATAGATTTTCATCAGACTACCTAAAACTGGTCGATATGGATGCAAAAGTTTTCCTTTCATCAAACGCCACAATGGAATGGCTTGTTTTGAGAACCGAAGCGCTTCAAAATCTCACCCTTTTCACTGCTGCCATCTTTCTAGTTTTAACTCCCAAGGGTTACATTCCTCCAG GGCTCGTGGGACTCTCACTTTCTTATGCATTTGCTCTAACCGGCACTCAGGTTTTTTTATCTAGATGGTATAGTAACTTAGCTAATTACATCGTATCGGTGGAACGGATCAAACAATACATGGATATACCAGCGGAGCCTCCAGCAATAATAGAAGACAAGAGGCCACCAACTTCATGGCCTCCAAATGGGAGAATAGAGTTGCTGGACCTAAAG ATACGTTATCGTCCTAATGCACCGATAGTGCTGAAAGGGATCACATGCACTTTCACAGAAGGGACTAGAGTGGGAGTGGTGGGGAGGACCGGAAGTGGGAAGACGACACTAATCAGTGCTTTGTTCCGTCTAGTTGAGCCTTACAGCGGGCAAATTGTGATAGATGGAGTTGATATTTGCTCCATAGGTCTCAAGGATTTAAGGCTGAAACTCAGCATCATTCCTCAAGAGCCGACTCTTTTCAGGGGTAGCATTCGGACTAACTTGGATCCACTAGGTCTTTACTCTGATGATGAGATATGGAAG gCCTTAGAGAAATGCCAGCTGAAGTCTACTATCACTAAACTCCCGAACTTGCTGGACTCTTCAG TGAGCGATGAAGGCGAGAACTGGAGCCTGGGGCAACGACAGCTCTTTTGCCTCGGTAGAGTCCTTCTGAAGAGGAACAGGATCCTAGTTCTTGACGAAGCAACAGCCTCAATCGACTCAGCCACGGATGCCATCCTACAGAGAATAATCAGAGAGGAATTTGCTAATTGTACAGTAATAACAGTGGCCCACAGAGTTCCAACTGTTATAGACAGCGACATGGTCATGGTCCTCTCCTACG GGAAGTTGGTGGAGTATGATGAACCTTCAAAGCTTATGGAGactacttctttcttttccaagCTTGTGACAGAATATTGGTCAAGTTGCAGAAGGGACTAG